The Atribacterota bacterium genome contains the following window.
GGAATGTCCTTTAAAGCTTTGGTATTTCCCACTCGGATCTCAGCATCAGATCCAGACAATACAGTATCACCAACTTTTAAGTTATCAGGACATATAATATATCTCTTTTCCCCGTCGAGATATTGTAGTAAAGCAATCCTTGCTGATCTATTGGGATCATATTCAATCTCTGCTACTTTAGCAGGAACACCTAACTTTTCTCTAGAAAAATCTATTATTCTATATTTCCTTTTTGTACCCCCACCTCTTCTTCGTACCATGATGCTGCCGGCATTATTTCTACCAGCTTTTTTACTTTTTCCCTTAGTTAATCCTTTTTCTGGTTTATCACGAGTAATATCTTCAAAGGTGGATACAGTCATAAATCTTCTTCCTGCGGATGTTGGTTTATATTTTTTTATATCAACCACTTTAATCTACACCTTTCTTTATATTAAAACTTCAAATTAAATATTATCTAATTCTTTGATTGATTGTCCTTCTTTTACGGTAATAATTACCTTTTTCCATTGTGCTGTCTTTCCAACATATTTTCCCATTCTTCTTGTTTTTGCGGGAACATTTAAGGTATTCACTTTATCAACATTCACTTTAAATTTATCTTCAATAGCTTTTTTTATTTCGGATTTATTAGAGCTTGAATATACTTTAAATAAATATTTATTATATTCCTTATCTTTAACACTTTTTTCTGAAATAATAGGATGAATTAAAATCATCTTTTTAGAGGTCATCATTCAAATACCTCCTCAATAATTTTCAAGGCATCTTTAGTTATTATTATCTTTCTATAATTTATAAGGTCATAAGCATTTAATTTATTTGCGGTAATAACCATTGTATCTTCCAAATTACGAACAGCCCTTTTTATTAATTCATTTTCTTTATCTATTACAATTAGAACTTTATCACTATTTAGATTTAAATTAATAAATAAATTGGTAATATCCTTTGTTTTTCCATTTTTCAGATCTAATTTATCCAAAATTATAATGTTATTATT
Protein-coding sequences here:
- the rplW gene encoding 50S ribosomal protein L23, whose product is MTSKKMILIHPIISEKSVKDKEYNKYLFKVYSSSNKSEIKKAIEDKFKVNVDKVNTLNVPAKTRRMGKYVGKTAQWKKVIITVKEGQSIKELDNI